In Photobacterium sp. TLY01, the following proteins share a genomic window:
- a CDS encoding DMT family protein: MQPTLITIFLLLCSNVFMTFAWYGHLKDLNSKPWVIAAFLSWGIALFEYLLQVPANRIGFTVMSVGQLKILQEVITLSVFVPFAFYYLKEPLKLDYLWAGLCMLGAVFFMFRSKLGV; this comes from the coding sequence ATGCAACCGACACTGATTACCATTTTTCTGCTGCTGTGCAGTAATGTTTTTATGACCTTTGCCTGGTATGGGCATTTAAAAGATCTGAACAGTAAACCCTGGGTCATTGCTGCGTTCCTGAGCTGGGGGATTGCGCTGTTTGAATATCTGTTGCAGGTGCCGGCAAACCGCATTGGCTTTACAGTGATGAGTGTCGGGCAACTGAAAATTTTGCAGGAGGTGATCACCCTGTCTGTTTTCGTGCCTTTTGCGTTTTATTATCTGAAGGAACCGCTGAAGCTGGATTATCTCTGGGCCGGGCTGTGTATGCTGGGCGCGGTGTTCTTTATGTTCCGCAGCAAGCTGGGCGTCTGA
- a CDS encoding GNAT family N-acetyltransferase: MLTIDYAIFDDHAAITDLHVRNWQAVYCNDLSEQYLTHDIHQDRFQTWYSRLTQPMSKRHILVAKQNGQMCGFICIELDAHPELGTLVDNLHVNPEIKGQGIGKQLLAAAKKIMAEHAQSDGLYLEVLASNLPAIGFYQRMGGTAYCAQTWQAPDGTVVDEYVYHWPRREHLTF; encoded by the coding sequence ATGCTCACCATTGATTACGCCATCTTTGACGATCATGCCGCGATTACCGATCTGCATGTTCGCAACTGGCAGGCCGTGTATTGCAACGATCTGTCGGAGCAATACCTGACGCACGATATCCATCAGGACAGGTTTCAGACCTGGTATTCGCGCTTAACTCAGCCCATGAGCAAGCGTCATATTCTGGTTGCAAAACAAAACGGGCAAATGTGTGGATTTATCTGCATCGAGCTGGATGCGCATCCTGAACTGGGCACACTGGTGGATAACCTGCATGTGAACCCTGAAATCAAAGGGCAAGGCATTGGCAAGCAACTGCTTGCTGCGGCCAAAAAGATTATGGCTGAGCACGCGCAGTCAGACGGTCTGTATCTCGAAGTGCTGGCGTCTAATCTGCCGGCCATCGGCTTCTATCAGCGGATGGGCGGCACAGCGTACTGTGCGCAGACCTGGCAGGCACCGGACGGCACTGTGGTTGATGAGTATGTTTACCATTGGCCCCGACGCGAACATTTAACGTTCTAA
- a CDS encoding LysR family transcriptional regulator: MDKLKAMEVFVTTLQCGSISNAAKQLHLPVSSASRQLSWLEAQLGTELIKRSTRAINLTEVGRAYLTQCQQVLEQIRQAEELVSSYQQTPSGILTISCMSHYFDNQVLPHLSEFEALYPEIKLDIDVSDRLTDLSKAETDIAIRGGYLPDERIHARWLCDNTPHLCATPQYIERYGLPADHTELHAHHLAYYRSPKHILTWGIVREGQWLPLELKPYVVTNSGRYIRELMMAGKVMALLPDWSTQADRDEGKLIKVDLPAPICLSAERLGLYLLYYTPRYQVPKIRAAVDFFSQKLAVSR; encoded by the coding sequence ATGGATAAACTCAAAGCCATGGAAGTATTTGTCACCACATTACAGTGTGGCAGCATTTCTAACGCCGCAAAGCAATTACATCTTCCCGTCTCCAGCGCCTCGCGCCAGCTGAGCTGGCTTGAAGCACAGCTCGGTACTGAGCTCATCAAACGCAGTACCCGAGCCATTAACCTGACTGAAGTGGGCAGAGCCTACCTGACACAATGCCAGCAGGTTCTTGAGCAAATTCGTCAGGCGGAAGAGCTGGTGAGTTCCTATCAGCAAACCCCGTCGGGCATTCTGACGATCAGTTGCATGAGCCACTACTTTGACAATCAGGTACTGCCGCATCTGAGTGAATTCGAGGCACTGTATCCTGAGATCAAACTTGATATCGATGTCTCTGACCGCCTGACCGATTTGTCAAAAGCAGAAACCGATATCGCGATTCGTGGCGGATACCTTCCCGATGAGCGGATTCACGCGCGCTGGTTATGCGATAACACGCCCCATCTGTGTGCGACACCTCAGTACATAGAACGCTATGGCCTCCCAGCGGATCATACCGAACTGCATGCACACCATCTGGCGTACTACCGGAGCCCGAAACACATTTTAACCTGGGGTATCGTCAGAGAAGGGCAATGGCTGCCTCTGGAACTGAAGCCGTATGTAGTGACCAATTCCGGTCGCTATATTCGTGAGCTGATGATGGCAGGAAAAGTGATGGCGCTGCTGCCTGACTGGTCAACCCAGGCAGACAGGGATGAAGGCAAGCTGATCAAGGTCGATCTGCCCGCGCCGATCTGCCTGTCTGCCGAGCGTCTGGGCCTCTATCTGCTGTATTACACGCCCCGCTATCAGGTGCCGAAAATCAGGGCTGCGGTCGATTTTTTCAGCCAGAAACTGGCCGTAAGCAGGTAG
- a CDS encoding YjiH family protein, with translation MSTQTQIQTQPNTAGFMDYAKFILPSLLGILLFLVPMQFDGEPTVLIAWFAGLLQNALGDAPLFAMILINLFAVLSVLGQLGAPPTLLRTELYRELFSAGMFWTLVRCVGAVFATMVYFQWGPELLWHENTGGLMLNDLVSLLLVIFLLAAIFLPLLLMFGLLEFVGALFTRLFRPLFKLPGRSAVDCMTSWVGDATIGVVLTNLQYENGHYTKREAAVIATTFSLVSVTFSIVVITYLNLAHMIGPFFLTLLVAGLTLAFIMPRIPPLSRIGDEYYEGAPTLDNEEIPPKGKSVWSYGLERALAQSQTVTGPGVILRQSARNVLEMWVGIMPVVMAFGTLAILLAEYTPLFRYLGMPFQPILSLLQVPEAAAAAPAMVVGFADMFLPAVLGSGIENEMTRFIIACISVTQLIFMSEVGTVILRSKIPLNFLNLVAIFLLRTLISLPIVVGIAHLLF, from the coding sequence ATGAGCACTCAAACCCAAATCCAAACCCAGCCAAACACGGCAGGTTTTATGGATTACGCCAAATTTATATTGCCGTCTCTGCTCGGCATTCTATTGTTTCTCGTGCCGATGCAGTTCGACGGCGAACCAACTGTGCTTATCGCCTGGTTTGCAGGCTTATTGCAGAACGCACTCGGCGATGCTCCTCTGTTCGCGATGATCCTGATCAACCTGTTTGCGGTACTGAGCGTGCTGGGGCAGTTGGGAGCACCGCCGACACTGCTTAGGACCGAACTCTACCGCGAGTTGTTTTCCGCCGGTATGTTCTGGACCCTGGTACGCTGTGTCGGTGCTGTGTTCGCAACCATGGTCTATTTCCAATGGGGGCCAGAACTACTGTGGCATGAAAACACCGGTGGTCTGATGCTGAACGATCTGGTTTCGCTGCTGTTGGTGATCTTCCTACTCGCTGCCATTTTTCTGCCGCTGCTGTTGATGTTCGGCCTGCTGGAATTCGTCGGTGCACTGTTCACCCGTTTGTTCAGACCTTTGTTTAAGTTGCCCGGACGATCTGCCGTCGACTGCATGACTTCCTGGGTCGGTGATGCGACCATAGGAGTGGTTCTGACCAACCTGCAATACGAAAACGGCCACTACACAAAGCGGGAAGCTGCCGTCATCGCCACCACCTTCTCACTGGTATCGGTCACCTTTTCCATTGTTGTTATTACTTATCTGAACCTTGCTCACATGATTGGTCCCTTCTTCCTGACCTTGCTGGTTGCTGGCCTGACTCTGGCCTTTATCATGCCCCGCATACCGCCACTATCGCGGATTGGAGACGAATACTACGAAGGGGCACCAACCCTTGATAATGAGGAAATACCTCCCAAGGGAAAATCTGTCTGGTCCTACGGTCTGGAACGCGCCCTCGCGCAGTCGCAAACGGTCACTGGCCCTGGCGTCATACTGAGGCAAAGCGCTCGCAACGTTCTGGAAATGTGGGTGGGGATCATGCCGGTGGTCATGGCGTTTGGTACGTTGGCGATTTTGCTGGCCGAATACACACCACTGTTCCGGTATCTGGGGATGCCATTTCAACCGATACTGAGTCTGCTGCAGGTACCAGAAGCGGCAGCCGCTGCGCCCGCTATGGTCGTTGGTTTCGCTGACATGTTCCTGCCTGCCGTACTCGGCTCTGGCATCGAGAACGAAATGACCCGCTTTATTATTGCCTGCATTTCGGTTACCCAACTCATCTTTATGTCCGAAGTCGGCACCGTTATCCTGCGTAGCAAGATACCGCTTAATTTTCTGAATCTGGTGGCTATTTTTCTGTTGCGCACCTTGATTTCCCTGCCCATCGTAGTCGGCATTGCGCATCTGTTGTTTTAA
- a CDS encoding MFS transporter: protein MSRTATYLTGRFFDGISSGMFMLALPWVMLNQGDMGVFVAAVALTCTALSFIATPFTATLIDRHSRKAILIVIQVIQSLTALSVLLAFRFQVDSVWLLALAQLIFWLTNDVAWSTNNAFTQENYDKADYARVTGQQEVVMQLTTLSAGAAGIVLLASWSMNEFALLATLASGIAALSYWLTPYRRQLSSHQPQAFFRQLAESKTIFTRQPAFYLFLALSCLTYPMLTYLAKLVPVYFSEHNISGSWFASWSLSYGIGALLTGLLVTRLLARISHEKAMMYSVLAMGSLLISMAVWLTPVVLVSLTVILGFFNALNRIARTNKLNYEVNVHERGRIEGGLKLFSTLSQSLSYVLIAALSYFQITEMGFIMMGAMVILSGMIMQLLYRKGSHIQVSIA from the coding sequence ATGTCTCGCACTGCAACTTATCTTACCGGGCGTTTTTTTGATGGCATTTCTTCAGGGATGTTCATGCTGGCACTGCCTTGGGTCATGCTGAATCAGGGCGACATGGGGGTCTTTGTGGCGGCTGTCGCGCTCACTTGCACCGCCTTGTCATTTATCGCCACCCCTTTCACCGCCACACTGATTGACAGGCATTCACGCAAAGCCATTCTTATCGTCATTCAGGTTATACAGTCACTGACCGCGCTGTCTGTCCTGCTGGCTTTCCGATTTCAGGTCGACTCGGTTTGGTTGCTGGCACTGGCGCAACTGATATTCTGGCTGACCAATGATGTCGCCTGGAGCACTAATAATGCCTTCACCCAGGAAAATTATGACAAGGCAGACTACGCCAGAGTCACCGGCCAGCAGGAAGTGGTCATGCAGCTGACGACGCTGAGTGCCGGGGCGGCGGGAATCGTGCTGCTGGCGTCCTGGTCGATGAACGAATTCGCCTTGCTGGCAACGCTGGCCTCTGGCATTGCTGCACTTAGCTACTGGCTCACACCCTATCGCCGCCAGCTATCGTCCCATCAACCTCAGGCGTTTTTCAGACAGCTGGCAGAGAGTAAAACTATCTTTACCCGCCAACCCGCGTTTTACCTGTTTCTGGCGTTATCCTGCCTGACCTACCCGATGCTCACTTATCTGGCAAAACTGGTGCCTGTGTATTTCTCTGAGCACAATATCAGTGGCAGCTGGTTTGCGTCCTGGTCGCTGAGCTATGGTATCGGCGCCTTGCTCACCGGTCTGTTAGTCACCCGTTTGCTGGCCCGCATCAGCCATGAAAAAGCCATGATGTACTCCGTACTCGCAATGGGAAGCCTGCTGATCAGCATGGCCGTCTGGTTAACACCTGTCGTTCTGGTCTCACTCACCGTGATTCTGGGCTTTTTCAACGCACTAAACCGTATCGCCCGTACCAATAAACTCAACTACGAAGTGAATGTGCATGAACGGGGCCGGATAGAAGGGGGACTAAAATTATTCTCTACACTTAGTCAGAGCCTGAGCTATGTATTGATTGCAGCATTAAGCTACTTTCAGATCACTGAAATGGGTTTTATCATGATGGGAGCCATGGTGATACTATCTGGCATGATCATGCAGTTATTGTACCGGAAAGGTTCCCATATTCAGGTTTCAATAGCCTGA
- a CDS encoding Crp/Fnr family transcriptional regulator, which yields MTDLPSPLQNHLLAALSPDVQDRLFPHLRLVTLPLGKVVYESGSSMHYAYFPTDSIVSLLYVMENGASAEISVVGNEGLLGIALFMGGESTPSRAIVQSEGSAYKLSAQRLKDEFNRHGEMQILMLRYTQSLITQMAQTAVCNRHHSIHQQLCRWLLLSLDRLPNNQLTMTQELIANMLGVRREGVTEAAGNLQRLGIINYHRGHITVLDRTKLEKQCCECYAVVKKETDRLLPRPAKQ from the coding sequence ATGACAGACTTACCTAGCCCTCTACAAAATCACTTGTTGGCTGCGCTATCCCCCGACGTTCAGGATCGTCTGTTTCCTCATCTTAGACTAGTTACCTTGCCGCTGGGTAAAGTGGTGTATGAATCCGGCTCCTCAATGCATTATGCTTATTTTCCTACCGATTCTATTGTGTCGCTGCTTTATGTTATGGAGAATGGCGCATCGGCAGAGATCTCTGTTGTGGGTAATGAAGGTCTGCTTGGTATCGCTTTGTTTATGGGCGGAGAAAGTACTCCAAGCCGGGCCATTGTACAAAGCGAGGGGTCTGCCTATAAGCTTTCTGCGCAACGTCTTAAAGATGAATTTAACCGGCATGGAGAAATGCAGATTCTGATGTTGCGCTATACTCAGTCGCTTATTACCCAAATGGCGCAGACAGCGGTTTGTAACCGACATCATTCCATCCACCAGCAGCTTTGCCGGTGGCTGTTACTTTCCCTGGATCGCTTGCCGAACAATCAATTGACCATGACCCAGGAATTGATTGCCAACATGTTGGGTGTGCGTCGGGAAGGTGTCACTGAAGCGGCAGGTAACCTGCAAAGATTAGGTATAATCAATTACCACCGTGGTCACATCACAGTGTTGGACCGAACTAAACTTGAGAAGCAGTGTTGTGAGTGTTATGCCGTGGTCAAGAAGGAGACAGATCGCCTGTTACCCAGGCCAGCAAAGCAATAA
- a CDS encoding alanine/ornithine racemase family PLP-dependent enzyme: MNPSARLDIHLQQLAENARTVTDWCHQSGIEIAGVVKAACGDARIAHAFTQGGIDMLADSRLENIDRLRRAGLQQPMLLLRSPSPSQASQVVEQCDLSLNSELASLRALSATAEQLGKRHAVILMVELGDRREGILPGRLPDMVDRIQDLPGLDLVGIGTNLGCIGGVRTTEYNLGQLVQCAERVEQQLQRSLRYISGGNSGALPLLLQQRIPERINHLRIGFTILQGKNPFTDQPLSGLNTGLFTLNAELIEIQTKASMPEGDIVVDAFGHVPQFEDRGDRIRGIVGFGRLDTDLATLLPRDPGVEVLGASSDHLVLDLTESRPWRVGDSLSFDLGYGASVQGILSPYVRKTFIHDAQADRGHRHRAAPRSVE, encoded by the coding sequence ATGAATCCATCCGCCCGCCTTGATATACATTTGCAACAGTTGGCCGAGAATGCCCGGACCGTCACCGACTGGTGCCACCAGTCGGGAATCGAGATTGCAGGGGTCGTTAAAGCAGCCTGTGGTGACGCACGTATTGCCCATGCTTTTACCCAAGGTGGTATTGATATGTTGGCAGACTCCCGCCTGGAGAACATCGACCGGCTGCGGCGTGCAGGATTGCAACAACCCATGTTGTTGCTGCGTTCTCCTTCTCCCAGCCAGGCTTCACAAGTGGTTGAGCAATGCGACCTCAGTCTGAATTCGGAACTGGCCTCGCTGCGTGCATTGTCCGCTACTGCTGAACAACTGGGCAAACGTCACGCGGTCATTCTGATGGTGGAACTGGGGGATCGGCGGGAAGGCATTTTACCTGGGCGGCTGCCGGATATGGTGGACCGGATTCAGGACTTGCCGGGATTGGATCTGGTCGGTATCGGGACCAACCTCGGTTGCATTGGTGGTGTGCGTACCACGGAATACAACCTTGGGCAGTTGGTGCAATGTGCCGAACGGGTCGAGCAACAACTTCAGCGCTCATTGCGCTATATCTCCGGCGGCAATTCGGGCGCACTGCCGTTGTTGCTGCAACAGCGGATTCCAGAACGCATCAATCACCTACGTATTGGCTTTACCATCCTGCAGGGAAAAAATCCTTTCACCGATCAACCCCTGTCCGGTCTGAACACCGGTCTATTCACTTTAAACGCCGAACTGATTGAGATTCAGACGAAGGCGTCCATGCCCGAGGGAGATATTGTTGTCGACGCCTTCGGCCACGTGCCTCAGTTCGAGGATCGCGGCGACCGGATACGCGGCATCGTCGGTTTTGGACGCCTGGACACCGACCTGGCCACCCTTTTGCCGCGCGACCCCGGTGTTGAAGTCCTGGGCGCCTCTTCGGACCACCTGGTATTGGATTTGACTGAGAGCCGGCCCTGGCGCGTTGGCGATTCACTCAGCTTTGATCTCGGCTACGGAGCTTCAGTCCAGGGCATTCTGTCGCCCTATGTTCGCAAAACATTTATCCACGATGCTCAGGCTGATAGGGGGCACCGTCATCGAGCTGCCCCCAGGAGTGTCGAATAA
- a CDS encoding LysR family transcriptional regulator: protein MDESSAHYNQLERFASRLDWNLLRTYIVIVQEQSITAAADRLCLQQPTISAALKRLESTLERKLIERRPGRFELTHAGQTLYDEAMSIYRTVSRLKEFVSESQADTLGHIRIMTISHVVSDYLDELLSRFFRDHPKVTVSCEVSTTATILSELEKCTITLGVCDGVVPESLESRFLLREQYALYCGPGHALYGRKGLKLEDLRGEAYVAFTSDVLGGEHMGAVTAIRALASIGQHVRGSSCHVEEVTRMIINGVGIGVLPLHLAEPHVKRSQLWQLPPYHDLPESDIQLLFNPLSRFNDAEQALVDSLKQR from the coding sequence ATGGACGAGTCATCCGCACACTACAACCAGCTTGAGCGCTTCGCCTCTCGTCTGGATTGGAATTTGCTACGCACCTATATTGTGATCGTTCAGGAGCAAAGCATCACCGCAGCTGCGGACCGACTCTGCCTGCAACAGCCAACCATCAGCGCTGCCCTGAAGCGGCTGGAATCAACACTGGAGCGGAAACTGATCGAGCGGCGACCAGGCCGTTTCGAGTTAACCCATGCAGGTCAAACACTCTATGACGAGGCCATGTCGATTTACCGCACTGTATCCCGGTTGAAGGAATTCGTCAGCGAATCCCAGGCGGATACCCTGGGGCACATCCGCATCATGACCATCAGCCATGTGGTCAGCGATTATCTGGATGAACTTCTGAGTCGCTTCTTCAGGGATCACCCCAAGGTGACTGTATCCTGTGAGGTCTCGACCACAGCCACCATTCTGTCGGAGTTGGAGAAATGCACCATCACTCTTGGTGTTTGCGATGGCGTCGTACCTGAATCGCTGGAGAGCCGCTTTTTGCTGCGCGAGCAGTACGCTCTCTATTGCGGACCCGGCCACGCCCTGTACGGGCGTAAAGGATTGAAGCTGGAAGACCTGCGGGGTGAGGCCTATGTGGCGTTTACTTCAGACGTGCTTGGCGGCGAACACATGGGGGCGGTGACCGCCATCCGTGCCCTCGCGTCAATCGGACAACATGTACGTGGCAGTTCCTGCCATGTTGAAGAAGTGACCCGAATGATCATTAACGGAGTCGGGATCGGCGTTCTCCCGTTGCATTTGGCTGAGCCACATGTAAAGCGCTCTCAGTTATGGCAGTTACCGCCCTACCATGATTTACCCGAGTCGGATATACAATTGCTGTTCAATCCCTTGTCACGCTTTAATGATGCCGAACAGGCTTTGGTGGACAGTTTGAAGCAACGGTGA
- a CDS encoding NADP-dependent oxidoreductase: MNYSAILLKKRPDITITSDIFEKVSKPVPEIAEGEFLVKQTHMSLDPAMRGWMSADRESYIPPVELGEVMRSSGIGDVVASRHPDFPVGTRVMGMMGWTEYFVAKGGLSPVPTSVPQEALLSVVALPGVTAYHGLYEVLKPQAGQTLVVTGAAGSVGSMVGQLAKLEGVTVVGVAGSDEKCHWLTETLGFDAAINYHDEDFAAKLATATPNGIDLFFENTGGVAQQHIYQRMNAHGRVAVCGMIADYNTATPQPGPNWMNIVRKRLMIQGFTMPDHFHRFAEYGQKLAALMMDGKLQYRAHTLHGLDSAIEGINLLFSGENKGKLIVEL; the protein is encoded by the coding sequence ATGAATTACAGTGCCATTCTTCTGAAAAAACGTCCTGACATCACCATCACGTCAGATATCTTTGAAAAAGTGTCGAAGCCAGTACCGGAAATCGCAGAGGGCGAGTTTCTGGTCAAGCAAACCCACATGTCACTGGACCCGGCCATGCGTGGCTGGATGAGTGCCGATCGTGAAAGCTATATCCCGCCTGTGGAGCTGGGGGAAGTGATGCGCTCAAGCGGGATTGGTGATGTGGTGGCATCCCGACATCCGGATTTTCCTGTGGGCACCCGTGTGATGGGCATGATGGGCTGGACAGAATACTTTGTCGCCAAAGGCGGCTTGTCGCCAGTGCCGACGTCTGTGCCTCAGGAAGCTTTGCTCTCAGTGGTGGCCTTACCGGGCGTGACGGCCTATCACGGCCTGTATGAAGTGCTGAAACCACAAGCGGGACAGACACTGGTGGTGACAGGCGCAGCAGGCTCAGTGGGATCCATGGTGGGCCAGCTGGCGAAACTGGAAGGCGTGACTGTCGTCGGTGTGGCCGGCAGCGATGAGAAATGCCACTGGCTGACAGAAACGCTGGGCTTTGATGCTGCCATCAACTACCACGATGAGGATTTCGCGGCGAAACTGGCAACCGCAACCCCCAACGGCATTGACTTATTCTTCGAAAATACCGGTGGCGTTGCGCAGCAGCACATTTATCAACGCATGAATGCCCATGGCCGCGTGGCTGTCTGCGGTATGATTGCCGATTACAACACGGCGACACCACAACCGGGTCCAAACTGGATGAATATTGTGCGTAAACGACTGATGATCCAAGGCTTTACGATGCCGGATCATTTCCATCGGTTTGCCGAATACGGCCAGAAACTGGCAGCACTGATGATGGACGGCAAACTGCAGTACCGCGCCCATACGTTGCATGGCCTGGACAGTGCGATTGAAGGGATAAACCTGCTGTTCTCCGGTGAGAATAAAGGTAAGTTGATCGTCGAGCTTTAA
- a CDS encoding response regulator — MSTKTILVVDDDVEIRELLQEYLAKSGYEVITAEDGIAMKQQLEVHSPDVILLDVMMPGDDGFTLCQFVRKSSEVPIMMLTAASDEMDQILGLEIGADDYIAKPFSPRQLLARIKALLRRTRPAGPEEIVQPTALPRSIRFGHWRLETLSHRLYDLQTEQDYELTGGDFSLLMLFLSRPNEVLDRDTISNATRGREALPFERGIDVQLSRLRQRLGDSGKHPKYIKTMRGNGYIFTAPVTYEN, encoded by the coding sequence ATGTCGACAAAGACCATTCTGGTTGTGGATGACGATGTCGAAATCCGCGAGTTATTACAGGAGTATCTGGCGAAATCCGGCTATGAGGTGATCACCGCAGAAGATGGCATTGCCATGAAGCAGCAGCTTGAAGTGCATTCGCCCGATGTCATCCTGCTGGATGTGATGATGCCGGGGGACGACGGCTTTACCTTGTGCCAGTTTGTGCGGAAATCATCGGAAGTGCCGATTATGATGCTGACCGCTGCCTCGGATGAAATGGATCAGATTCTGGGGCTGGAAATTGGCGCTGATGATTATATCGCCAAGCCATTCAGTCCGCGTCAGTTGCTGGCGCGCATTAAGGCACTGTTGCGTCGCACACGCCCTGCCGGTCCGGAGGAAATCGTGCAACCGACGGCCTTGCCCCGATCGATCCGGTTCGGACACTGGCGTCTGGAGACGCTATCTCACCGGCTCTATGACCTGCAGACAGAGCAGGACTATGAACTGACGGGCGGGGATTTCAGTTTGCTGATGCTCTTTTTATCCCGTCCCAATGAAGTGCTGGACAGGGACACCATTTCCAATGCCACCCGGGGCCGTGAAGCGCTGCCGTTTGAGCGGGGAATTGATGTTCAGCTGAGCCGGTTGCGACAGCGACTGGGTGACAGCGGCAAGCATCCCAAGTACATCAAAACCATGCGGGGCAACGGCTATATTTTTACTGCACCAGTGACTTATGAAAATTAA
- the def gene encoding peptide deformylase: MARLEILTAPDPRLKEQAIPVTDITAVQTLVDDMLETLYATANGIGLAATQVGRREAVVVIDISETRDQPLVLINPVVARGENKAMGQEGCLSVPDYYADVERYQSVVVTALDRQGNPVTIERDDFLAIVMQHEIDHLSGNLFIDYLSPFKRQMAMKKVKKAVKTMAKTA; this comes from the coding sequence ATGGCACGATTAGAGATTCTCACCGCCCCGGATCCCCGTTTAAAAGAGCAGGCCATTCCTGTGACGGATATTACTGCTGTTCAGACGCTGGTGGATGACATGCTGGAGACCCTGTATGCCACCGCGAATGGTATTGGCCTGGCGGCGACTCAGGTTGGTCGCCGAGAAGCTGTGGTGGTGATTGATATCTCAGAGACCAGAGATCAACCTTTGGTGCTGATTAACCCGGTCGTGGCGCGTGGTGAAAATAAAGCCATGGGACAGGAAGGTTGTCTTTCAGTGCCGGATTATTACGCCGATGTTGAGCGTTATCAATCTGTGGTGGTGACTGCACTTGATCGGCAGGGAAATCCAGTAACGATAGAGCGTGATGATTTTCTGGCTATTGTGATGCAGCACGAAATTGACCATCTGAGCGGAAATCTGTTCATTGATTATCTGTCGCCATTCAAACGCCAAATGGCGATGAAGAAAGTCAAAAAAGCCGTGAAGACGATGGCGAAAACAGCGTAG
- the soxR gene encoding redox-sensitive transcriptional activator SoxR, giving the protein MEMTVGQVAERANVKVSALHFYEQKGLIQSWRNAGNQRRYDRSVLRRIAVIKTAQQLGMSLEEIGEALSHLPLDHAPTQEEWQAMASLWRHQLDERITKLQKLRDSLGDCIGCGCLSLGRCQLRNPDDALADEGNGAVLL; this is encoded by the coding sequence ATGGAAATGACAGTCGGGCAGGTCGCTGAACGTGCCAACGTAAAAGTATCGGCGCTGCATTTTTACGAGCAAAAAGGACTGATTCAGAGCTGGCGAAACGCAGGAAATCAGCGCCGCTATGATCGCAGTGTGCTGCGCCGGATTGCGGTGATTAAAACCGCGCAGCAATTGGGCATGTCGCTGGAGGAAATCGGCGAAGCTCTGTCTCACCTGCCGTTGGATCACGCACCAACGCAAGAAGAATGGCAGGCGATGGCGAGTTTATGGCGACATCAGCTGGATGAACGCATCACTAAACTGCAAAAACTCAGGGATTCACTGGGCGACTGTATCGGCTGCGGTTGTCTGTCTCTGGGCCGGTGTCAGCTTCGTAACCCCGATGATGCGCTGGCCGATGAGGGAAATGGAGCGGTGTTGCTATAA